Proteins encoded in a region of the Panicum hallii strain FIL2 chromosome 3, PHallii_v3.1, whole genome shotgun sequence genome:
- the LOC112887977 gene encoding zinc finger CCCH domain-containing protein 66, which produces MAAAGAGAAGGGGGTGGGEGSSSPAGVAIGPHHHGAAEEAMWQMTLGGGESMEHGPFPERIGEPDCSYYMRTGLCRFGATCKFNHPPNRKLAVAAARMKGEYPYRVGQPECQYYLKTGTCKFGATCKFHHPREKAAIATRVQLNVLGYPIRPNEKECAYYLRTGQCKFASTCKFHHPPPSNTMVAVRGSIYSPGQSATSPGQHTYPGAVTNWTLSRSASFIASPRWPGHSGYAQVIVPQGLVQVPGWNPYAAQMGSSSPDDQQRTPGTTQYYASSHQSETTGMGEHGMYPSYQAGSVPVGLYAVQGENIFPERPDQPECQFYMKTGDCKFGAVCKFNHPKERLIPAPNCALSPLGLPLHPGEPVCTFYSRYGICKFGPNCKFDHPMGTLMYAAATSPTGDAPTMHYQLASSPGHSERLLDGGSGRSHRISQTDSQQIPSGNGSTEREAS; this is translated from the exons AGGCCATGTGGCAAATGACTTTAGGAGGAGGAGAATCTATGGAACATGGTCCCTTCCCTGAGAGAATTGGAGAACCAGACTGTAGTTATTATATGAGGACTGGACTTTGTAGATTTGGGGCAACGTGCAAGTTCAATCACCCGCCAAACAGGAAGCTG GCTGTTGCCGCTGCAAGGATGAAAGGGGAGTATCCTTATAGAGTTGGTCAACCAGAGTGTCAA TATTATCTGAAGACTGGGACATGCAAGTTTGGAGCAACATGCAAGTTTCATCACCCCAGAGAAAAGGCTGCGATTGCAACACGAGTACAGTTGAATGTTCTAGGTTACCCAATAAGGCCG AATGAGAAGGAATGTGCTTATTATTTGAGAACAGGGCAGTGCAAATTTGCGAGCACATGTAAATTTCATCATCCACCGCCCTCCAATACGATGGTTGCTGTACGTGGCTCTATTTATTCACCTGGGCAATCTGCAACCTCTCCTGGTCAACATACATATCCTGGGGCTGTTACTAATTGGACTTTGTCAAGATCTGCATCATTTATTGCAAGTCCTCGGTGGCCTGGTCATTCAGGCTATGCACAAGTGATTGTTCCCCAGGGCCTTGTTCAAGTTCCAGGGTGGAATCCTTATGCT GCACAAATGGGCTCATCTTCTCCAGATGACCAACAACGAACACCTGGAACGACTCAATACTATGCTAGCTCACATCAAAGTGAAACAACTGGTATGGGTGAACATGGAATGTATCCATCATACCAAGCAGGTTCTGTTCCTGTTGGACTTTATGCAGTACAAGGAGAGAACATATTTCCTGAGAGACCTGACCAGCCTGAGTGTCAGTTCTATATGAAAACCGGAGACTGCAAGTTTGGTGCTGTTTGCAAGTTTAATCACCCTAAGGAGCGGCTGATTCCTGCTCCAAACTGTGCATTGAGTCCATTAGGTCTTCCACTTCACCCG GGAGAGCCTGTCTGCACCTTCTATTCTCGTTATGGCATCTGCAAGTTTGGTCCAAATTGCAAATTTGACCATCCTATGGGAACCCTTATGTACGCAGCTGCAACCTCACCGACAGGTGATGCGCCAACCATGCACTACCAGTTGGCATCCTCACCAGGGCATTCTGAAAGATTGCTCGATGGAGGGTCCGGAAGGTCTCATAGGATTTCTCAAACTGATTCCCAGCAAATACCCTCCGGCAATGGAAGCACTGAGAGAGAGGCGTCATAA
- the LOC112887978 gene encoding 15-cis-zeta-carotene isomerase, chloroplastic → MASHLRLHLAAPPPLLLPHRHSHLRRVHLPRPPGGPAPSPARAPLLPLPRPLLLYRARAVGGGAEGEGEAAGGKGPGLVGEDSAAFRLGDQSVASWAYFATILAAVLLALNVLWIDPGTGVGTRFLDAVASVSDSHEVVMLLLTIIFAVVHSGMASLRESGEKIIGERPFRVLFAGISLPLAVTTIVYFINHRYDGIQLWQVQGIAGIHELVWLSSFISFFFLYPSTFNLLEVAAVDKPKLHMWETGIMRITRHPQMVGQVIWCLAHTLWIGNSVAVAASVGLVGHHLFGAWNGDRRLASRYGEAFEVLKKRTSVVPFAAIVDGRQKLPKDYYKEFFRLPYIAITALTLGAYFAHPLMQASSYQLPW, encoded by the exons ATGGCCTCCCACCTCCGCCTCCACCTCGCCGCTCCAccgcctctcctcctcccccaccGCCATTCCCACCTCCGCCGTGTCCACCTCCCGCGGCCGCCCGGCGGCCCCGCCCCGAGCCCAGCCCGGGCGCCGCTCCTCCCTCTCCCCCGCCCCCTCCTACTCTACCGCGCCCGGGCCGtcgggggcggcgcggagggggaaggggaggcTGCCGGCGGTAAGGGCCCCGGGCTCGTGGGGGAGGATTCCGCCGCGTTCCGGCTCGGGGACCAGAGCGTCGCGTCGTGGGCCTACTTCGCCACGATACTCGCCGCGGTGCTCTTGGCGCTCAACGTGCTGTGGATCGACCCCGGAACCGGGGTCGGGACTAGGTTCCTCGACGCCGTCGCCTCCGTCTCCGACAGCCACGAG GTCGTTATGTTGCTCCTTACCATCATTTTTGCTGTAGTCCATAGTGGTATGGCAAGCCTGCGGGAAAGTGGGGAAAAAATAATAGGGGAGCGTCCTTTCCGTGTGCTGTTTGCTGGAATCTCACTGCCTTTAGCAGTTACTACTATT GTATACTTCATAAATCATCGCTATGACGGTATTCAATTGTGGCAAGTTCAGGGCATCGCTGGCATCCATGAACTTGTTTGGCTCTCATCATTCAtctctttcttctttctttatCCATCTACTTTCAATCTATTGGAAGTGGCAGCTGTAGACAAGCCCAAGTTGCATATGTGGGAAACTGGAATAATGCGTATCACCAGACATCCACAG ATGGTTGGCCAGGTAATCTGGTGCCTTGCTCACACACTATGGATTGGCAACTCGGTTGCTGTCGCAGCCTCCGTTGGACTGGTTGGCCACCACCTGTTTGGTGCTTGGAACGGTGACAGGAGGTTGGCATCACGCTATGGTGAAGCGTTTGAAGTCCTGAAGAAGAGAACAAGTGTTGTTCCTTTCGCTGCAATTGTCGATGGACGGCAGAAGCTACCCAAAGATTATTACAAAGAGTTCTTCCGGTTACCTTACATTGCAATCACAGCTTTAACCTTGGGTGCATACTTTGCTCATCCCTTGATGCAGGCATCCAGCTACCAACTTCCCTGGTAG